A genomic segment from Micromonospora echinaurantiaca encodes:
- a CDS encoding sensor histidine kinase → MRLIVAAPLVAVMGFAGLALTESARQTARASDLGHLAQLGAEAGDLAHRLQHERIVAADLLTRGAPEQQEAFADATAATDAAVARYRRQRDRVPAGPAADQAVLPRIDAALDGLPPLRAQVRTAAHASVSAMTFSYRIAIADLLGLRESVTLGVVNARIADGIRASAALSKVAEAVGQQQVAVLRAVAAEELTPAMQQDVTVARTGFTEASLDFLALARPAWRGWWERAGSGEDALVLQRMQDEVSRTPSGDRLRLDLGAWVTATHQWSVRLAELRQRVDAAVLDDIRAAHADQRRRTVVEAAAAVLALLLTALVTWAVARQITRRLHRLRDAANAVAFERLPEVVARLQHPDSSSVDPDELARRQAADALEPSSDDEIGELGQAFSAVHRAAVRTAAEQAVMRANTADIFIHLSRREQRLVDAVLAQVDKVEQDETDPERLHQLYTLDNLATRMGRINASLLVLGGVGVGRVRQHDVPLQQVLQAAQSQIEHYARIRLGMVDGDVAVAAEAVDEVVHLLAELMDNATGYAPPETEAWVTGRSLGDRVIVQVSDEGVGLSPQRRQQLNDLLARPPAIDVAAVRAMGLVVVGQLAARLGVVVQLRPGPRRGTIAEAALPATMIRPLPPEEFLLTPTRPSRRAARTSVAAPGYGAVPQPRAGAPATDRVLPAAPVFRPAPPARDDPPTEELVIFQQVNHWFQADHGNGTSWAGPADDAWRTAARATEPEVVATTTSGLPRRQPQRHLVPGGVTVPRQRSEYRDPAQVATAMAAYARGVAARRPNLINN, encoded by the coding sequence ATGCGCCTCATCGTCGCGGCCCCCCTGGTCGCCGTGATGGGCTTCGCCGGGCTGGCCCTGACCGAGAGCGCCCGCCAGACGGCCCGGGCGAGCGACCTCGGGCACCTCGCGCAACTCGGCGCCGAGGCGGGGGACCTCGCCCACCGGCTGCAACACGAGCGCATCGTCGCCGCCGACCTGCTCACCCGCGGCGCGCCGGAGCAGCAGGAGGCCTTCGCCGACGCCACCGCCGCCACCGACGCGGCGGTGGCCCGCTACCGCCGGCAGCGCGACCGGGTGCCCGCCGGGCCCGCCGCCGACCAGGCCGTCCTGCCCCGGATCGACGCGGCGCTGGACGGCCTGCCGCCGCTGCGCGCCCAGGTCCGCACGGCGGCACACGCCTCGGTGTCGGCGATGACCTTCAGCTACCGGATCGCCATCGCCGACCTGCTCGGCCTCCGCGAGAGCGTCACCCTCGGGGTGGTCAACGCCCGGATCGCGGACGGCATCCGGGCCAGCGCGGCCCTGTCCAAGGTGGCCGAGGCGGTCGGCCAGCAGCAGGTCGCCGTGCTACGCGCGGTGGCGGCCGAGGAGTTGACGCCCGCCATGCAGCAGGACGTCACCGTCGCCCGCACCGGTTTCACCGAGGCGAGCCTGGACTTCCTGGCGCTCGCCCGGCCCGCCTGGCGCGGCTGGTGGGAGCGCGCCGGCAGCGGCGAGGACGCCCTGGTGCTGCAACGGATGCAGGACGAGGTGTCGCGTACCCCGTCGGGCGACCGGCTGCGGCTGGACCTCGGCGCCTGGGTGACCGCCACCCACCAGTGGTCGGTCCGCCTGGCCGAGCTGCGGCAACGGGTCGACGCGGCGGTGCTCGACGACATCCGGGCGGCGCACGCGGACCAGCGACGGCGCACGGTGGTCGAGGCGGCCGCCGCGGTGCTGGCCCTGCTGCTCACCGCCCTGGTCACCTGGGCGGTGGCCCGGCAGATCACCCGCCGGCTGCACCGGCTGCGGGACGCGGCGAACGCGGTCGCGTTCGAGCGGCTGCCCGAGGTGGTGGCCCGGCTCCAGCACCCGGACAGCTCCTCGGTCGACCCGGACGAACTGGCCCGCCGCCAGGCCGCGGACGCCCTGGAGCCGTCCAGCGACGACGAGATCGGCGAGTTGGGGCAGGCGTTCAGCGCCGTGCACCGGGCCGCCGTGCGTACCGCGGCGGAGCAGGCGGTGATGCGGGCCAACACCGCCGACATCTTCATCCACCTGAGCCGGCGGGAGCAGCGGCTGGTGGACGCGGTGCTGGCCCAGGTCGACAAGGTCGAGCAGGACGAGACCGACCCGGAGCGGCTGCACCAGCTGTACACGCTGGACAACCTGGCCACCCGGATGGGGCGGATCAACGCCAGCCTGCTGGTGCTCGGCGGGGTGGGCGTCGGGCGGGTACGCCAGCACGACGTGCCGCTGCAACAGGTGCTCCAGGCCGCGCAGAGCCAGATCGAGCACTACGCCCGGATCCGGCTCGGCATGGTCGACGGCGACGTGGCCGTGGCGGCCGAGGCGGTCGACGAGGTGGTGCACCTGCTGGCCGAGCTGATGGACAACGCCACCGGCTACGCCCCGCCGGAGACCGAGGCGTGGGTCACCGGGCGCAGCCTCGGCGACCGGGTGATCGTCCAGGTCAGCGACGAGGGCGTGGGGCTCTCCCCGCAACGGCGCCAGCAGCTGAATGACCTGCTGGCCCGCCCGCCCGCGATCGACGTCGCCGCGGTGCGGGCGATGGGGCTGGTGGTGGTGGGGCAGCTCGCCGCCCGGCTGGGCGTGGTCGTCCAGCTCCGCCCCGGCCCGCGCCGCGGCACGATCGCCGAGGCGGCGCTACCGGCCACCATGATCCGGCCGCTGCCGCCGGAGGAGTTCCTGCTCACGCCCACCCGACCGTCCCGGCGCGCGGCGCGCACCAGCGTGGCGGCACCGGGGTACGGGGCGGTCCCGCAGCCGCGGGCCGGAGCGCCGGCGACCGACCGGGTGCTGCCGGCGGCGCCGGTGTTCCGGCCCGCACCGCCGGCGCGGGACGACCCGCCCACCGAGGAACTCGTCATCTTCCAACAGGTCAACCACTGGTTCCAGGCCGACCACGGCAACGGTACGTCCTGGGCCGGCCCCGCCGACGACGCCTGGCGTACGGCCGCCCGGGCGACCGAGCCCGAGGTCGTCGCCACCACCACGTCCGGCCTGCCGCGCCGGCAGCCGCAACGGCACCTGGTGCCCGGCGGCGTCACGGTGCCGCGGCAGCGGTCCGAGTACCGCGACCCGGCCCAGGTGGCCACCGCGATGGCCGCGTACGCGCGCGGGGTGGCGGCCCGCCGGCCCAACCTGATCAACAACTGA
- a CDS encoding ABC transporter substrate-binding protein, with protein sequence MSLTIPRRRRARTAALLALVLLAATGCADDGPGAGPGGSIKIGLLASLSGTYQAVGKEIRDGFELYLSTHDGKLGGRQVDLVVADEGNGAPTAVPAATKLLKQDRVLALTGIVGGGSVAAVYPLLNETKVPFVGSNGRPELKDVSRIWHTSYLSDEPGEAIAQHVRDNVKGSVYAIGPDYQGGWDELRGFTDTFAKVGGTLANPDGKTTFTPFPATTNFTPYFARIKASGADAVYTFYAGSAAVDFVKQYAQSEIRDLPLYAAGFLTEGGVLDAQGEAARDIYSVLNYSPDLDNAENRAFVAAWKARYDGSPTTYAMASYDAAAVLDRAIAAAGEDPTPESVNAAIGQLGQIASPRGTWQFSPTTHAPVQKWYLRQVRQDGRALSNTVVGDLATVGG encoded by the coding sequence ATGTCCCTGACCATCCCGCGGCGTCGCCGTGCCCGCACCGCGGCGCTGCTCGCCCTCGTCCTGCTCGCCGCGACCGGCTGTGCCGACGACGGACCCGGCGCCGGCCCGGGCGGGTCGATCAAGATCGGTCTGCTGGCGTCGCTGTCCGGCACGTACCAGGCGGTCGGCAAGGAGATCCGCGACGGCTTCGAGCTCTACCTGTCCACCCACGACGGCAAGCTCGGCGGCCGGCAGGTGGACCTGGTCGTCGCCGACGAGGGCAACGGGGCGCCGACGGCGGTGCCCGCCGCCACCAAGCTGCTCAAGCAGGATCGCGTCCTCGCGCTCACCGGCATCGTCGGCGGCGGCTCGGTGGCCGCGGTCTACCCGCTGCTCAACGAGACCAAGGTGCCGTTCGTGGGCTCGAACGGGCGGCCGGAGCTGAAGGACGTGTCCCGGATCTGGCACACCTCCTACCTCTCCGACGAGCCGGGCGAGGCGATCGCCCAGCACGTGCGGGACAACGTCAAGGGCAGCGTCTACGCCATCGGCCCGGACTACCAGGGCGGCTGGGACGAGCTGCGCGGCTTCACCGACACCTTCGCCAAGGTCGGCGGCACGCTGGCAAACCCGGACGGCAAGACCACCTTCACCCCGTTCCCGGCCACCACCAACTTCACCCCGTACTTCGCCCGGATCAAGGCCTCCGGCGCGGACGCCGTCTACACGTTCTACGCCGGCAGCGCGGCCGTCGACTTCGTCAAGCAGTACGCCCAGTCCGAGATCCGGGACCTGCCGCTGTACGCCGCCGGCTTCCTGACCGAGGGTGGGGTGCTCGACGCCCAGGGCGAGGCCGCCCGGGACATCTACTCGGTGCTCAACTACTCGCCCGACCTGGACAACGCGGAGAACCGGGCCTTCGTCGCCGCCTGGAAGGCCAGGTACGACGGCTCCCCGACGACGTACGCGATGGCCTCCTACGACGCCGCGGCGGTGCTGGACCGGGCCATCGCGGCGGCCGGGGAGGACCCGACCCCGGAGAGCGTCAACGCGGCCATCGGTCAGCTCGGCCAGATCGCCAGCCCGCGCGGCACCTGGCAGTTCTCGCCGACCACCCACGCCCCGGTGCAGAAGTGGTACCTGCGCCAGGTGCGCCAGGACGGCCGGGCGCTGTCCAACACCGTCGTGGGTGACCTCGCCACCGTCGGCGGGTGA
- a CDS encoding branched-chain amino acid ABC transporter permease translates to MSAVPVDISIDPYVVPALDGVAYGLLVFVAAAGLVLCFGVAGILNLAHGTLYAIGGYTAAALLDGGWPSLLLALAVGVVAATAAGALVAGLLTRVAARTHLTQALLTFGLALVGGSLLVRAFGPDDQPVRVPAALDGSVVVAGHRYAAYRLVFIVVAALLAGLLHLAVRRTRAGMLVRAAVDDAEMVAVLGVSPAWIRVGVLAAAGALAGAAGVLGAPIIGPGPDTADVVLLLSLVVVVLGGLGSMTGTLLAALAVGQIQTLGVALAPSAAPFLLFAAMAAVLAVRARSLAGRAT, encoded by the coding sequence GTGAGTGCCGTGCCGGTCGACATCTCGATCGACCCGTACGTGGTACCGGCCCTGGACGGGGTGGCCTACGGGCTGCTGGTGTTCGTCGCCGCGGCGGGGCTGGTGCTCTGCTTCGGCGTCGCCGGCATCCTGAACCTGGCGCACGGCACCCTCTACGCGATCGGCGGCTACACCGCCGCCGCGCTGCTCGACGGTGGCTGGCCCAGCCTGCTGCTGGCGCTGGCGGTCGGGGTGGTCGCCGCCACCGCGGCCGGCGCGCTGGTCGCCGGGCTGCTCACCCGGGTCGCCGCGCGCACCCACCTCACCCAGGCGCTGCTCACCTTCGGGCTGGCACTGGTCGGCGGCAGTCTGCTGGTGCGGGCGTTCGGGCCGGACGACCAGCCGGTGCGGGTCCCGGCCGCGCTGGACGGGTCGGTGGTCGTCGCCGGCCACCGCTACGCCGCGTACCGGCTGGTCTTCATCGTCGTCGCCGCGCTGCTCGCCGGCCTGCTCCACCTCGCGGTGCGGCGCACCCGGGCGGGCATGCTGGTCCGCGCGGCGGTCGACGACGCCGAGATGGTGGCCGTCCTCGGGGTGAGTCCGGCCTGGATCCGGGTCGGCGTGCTCGCCGCCGCCGGGGCGCTGGCCGGGGCCGCCGGGGTGCTCGGCGCACCGATCATCGGCCCCGGTCCGGACACCGCCGACGTGGTGCTGCTGCTCTCCCTGGTGGTCGTCGTCCTCGGCGGTCTCGGGTCGATGACCGGCACGCTGCTCGCCGCGCTGGCCGTCGGGCAGATCCAGACGCTCGGCGTCGCGCTCGCGCCGTCGGCCGCCCCGTTCCTGCTCTTCGCCGCGATGGCGGCCGTGCTCGCGGTACGGGCGCGGAGCCTGGCCGGGAGGGCGACGTGA
- a CDS encoding roadblock/LC7 domain-containing protein translates to MTDQQDLGWLLDAFAERATEVSHAIAISADGLMVAATRGLPPDRADQLAATGSGLVSLLRGAAAFFDAGAVISNVTQLEGGFMFSMAFNDGASLLVLADPQCDVGKVSYEMTELANRIGDALTPAARAALARSR, encoded by the coding sequence GTGACCGACCAACAGGATCTCGGCTGGTTGCTGGACGCCTTCGCCGAGCGCGCCACCGAGGTCAGCCATGCCATCGCCATCTCCGCCGACGGCCTGATGGTGGCCGCCACCCGGGGCCTGCCGCCGGACCGGGCCGACCAGCTCGCGGCCACCGGCAGCGGGCTGGTGAGCCTGCTCCGCGGCGCGGCCGCCTTCTTCGACGCCGGCGCGGTGATCTCCAACGTCACCCAGCTGGAGGGCGGCTTCATGTTCTCCATGGCCTTCAACGACGGCGCCTCCCTGCTCGTGCTCGCCGATCCGCAGTGCGACGTCGGCAAGGTCTCCTACGAGATGACCGAGCTGGCGAACCGGATCGGCGACGCGTTGACCCCGGCGGCTCGCGCGGCCCTGGCCCGCAGCCGCTGA
- a CDS encoding helix-turn-helix transcriptional regulator, translated as MDRTPPSSAAHRGASRRFRSELRSWRTRQGLTQRALAERVRFSRETVAAVESGRRFGSHEFAVRCDEVLGTGGRLAALWPQVAAEQLAADGRRGPRLGEVARLDPADVPPATRRDARDPEAVVAAIDELRELIGQVLGGQPESDVPPHPSGGRAGQR; from the coding sequence ATGGATCGCACGCCCCCGTCGAGCGCCGCGCACCGCGGTGCCAGCCGCCGGTTTCGCTCCGAACTGCGCAGCTGGCGTACCCGGCAGGGGCTCACCCAGCGGGCGTTGGCGGAGCGGGTGCGGTTCAGTCGCGAGACGGTCGCCGCGGTCGAGTCCGGTCGTCGGTTCGGCAGCCACGAGTTCGCCGTCCGCTGTGACGAGGTGCTCGGCACCGGTGGTCGGCTGGCCGCCCTGTGGCCCCAGGTCGCGGCGGAACAACTGGCGGCGGACGGCCGGCGCGGCCCCCGGCTCGGCGAGGTCGCCCGGCTCGACCCGGCCGACGTGCCGCCGGCGACGCGACGCGACGCGCGCGACCCGGAGGCGGTGGTGGCGGCGATCGACGAGCTGCGGGAGCTGATCGGGCAGGTGCTCGGCGGCCAGCCGGAGTCGGACGTCCCGCCGCACCCGTCGGGCGGCCGGGCCGGTCAGCGCTGA